A genomic segment from Thiomicrorhabdus aquaedulcis encodes:
- the lptA gene encoding lipopolysaccharide transport periplasmic protein LptA — MSHLKTLLTLALISYLAYAPKALAVETPKPSNVPDEQQPVHILADRLEVDEGKGKSIYSGHVIITQGSMTLTGETITVIHPNNQVQTIVSVGKPSTFKRFNPTDQAWLKGHANQIDYHAIKNTVLLQGNAQVEQPGDHIISGPQLFYDMAQQTLKAQSTAQEKQRISVTINPASAPEGSAKPPATQTPQP, encoded by the coding sequence ATGTCGCATTTAAAAACGCTTTTAACACTGGCTCTTATAAGCTATTTAGCCTATGCGCCCAAAGCACTGGCCGTAGAAACCCCTAAACCTTCCAATGTCCCCGACGAACAACAGCCCGTTCACATTTTGGCCGACCGCCTAGAAGTCGATGAAGGCAAAGGCAAAAGCATTTACTCTGGCCACGTGATCATCACCCAAGGAAGCATGACCTTAACCGGTGAAACCATTACGGTAATCCACCCCAATAACCAAGTACAAACCATTGTTTCGGTGGGCAAACCCTCTACGTTTAAACGCTTTAATCCAACTGACCAGGCCTGGTTAAAAGGTCACGCCAATCAAATTGACTATCACGCCATAAAAAACACCGTCTTATTACAAGGCAATGCACAGGTTGAACAACCTGGCGACCATATTATTAGTGGTCCACAATTATTTTACGACATGGCTCAACAAACCCTAAAAGCGCAAAGTACCGCGCAAGAAAAACAACGTATTTCGGTGACTATTAACCCGGCAAGCGCACCAGAAGGCAGCGCAAAACCACCAGCAACACAAACGCCACAACCTTAA
- the hpf gene encoding ribosome hibernation-promoting factor, HPF/YfiA family produces the protein MQINITGHHIDVTDALRNYVTEKMGKLARHFDHVTNVHVILTVEKQEQKAEATVHVSGADLFAHHITDDMYASLDGLVDKLDRQIIKHKEKISSHNQKSGGVKNMLVAEEA, from the coding sequence ATGCAAATCAATATCACAGGCCACCACATTGACGTTACCGACGCACTTCGTAACTACGTTACCGAAAAAATGGGCAAACTTGCACGTCACTTTGATCACGTTACCAACGTTCACGTCATTTTGACCGTTGAAAAACAAGAGCAAAAAGCCGAAGCCACCGTTCACGTTTCTGGTGCAGATTTATTTGCCCACCACATCACGGATGATATGTATGCTTCTTTAGACGGTTTAGTGGATAAATTAGACCGCCAAATCATCAAACACAAAGAAAAAATTAGCAGCCACAACCAAAAATCCGGTGGCGTTAAAAACATGCTGGTAGCTGAAGAAGCGTAA